CCGGTGTTCGCGCACATTTCCAAAAACTTCCGACTGCCGGACGATGGCGATATCCCAATCATTATGGTCGGCCCCGGCACGGGCATCGCGCCGTTCCGTGCATTTTTGGAAGAGCGCCAAGCCACCGGAGCCAAGGGCGACAACTGGCTGTTCTTCGGCGACCAACACGTGGCCACGGATTTCCTTTATCAAAATGAACTGGAAACATTTCAGCGCGACGGATTGCTCACGCATTTGCACACCGCCTTCTCACGCGATGGCGCGGAAAAAATCTATGTGCAAAACCGGATGCGCGAACACGCCGCCGAGCTGTGGGCGTGGCTGCAAGATGGCGCGCATTTTTATGTCTGCGGCGACGCGAAGCGGATGGCGAAAGACGTGGACGCCGCACTGCACGACATCGCGCAAACCGCCGGCGGCAAGTCGCCCGCCGAAGCCAAGACCTTCGTCGATGAATTGAAAAAAACCAAACGCTATCAACGGGACGTTTACTAATGAGCACACTGCCGTTTAAAGAAGTCGCGGGCGAACCGCTGAACGCCGAGCAAACCTCGTATCTCGAGGGCCTGTTTGCCGGCATCGAAAACCGCGGCCTGCGCTTCGCCGACGTCGAGGCCGCGCCGGTGGGTGGCGTGGATGAGGACGACCTCACCGTGGAGGAACGCATCAAGAACGCATTGCATCCGCTCGATGCGCATCATTTGCTGCTCGAACACGCGCGCGAAAACCAGCCGCCGGAAAAGGAAAATGTGTTTCGCTTCAAATGGAACGGCCTGTTTTTTCTGTCGCCAAACAAGGAGGCATTTATGGCGCGCCTGCGCATCCCGGGCGGGCAGTTGCGGAGTTTTCAACTGCGCGAAATCGCGAAGGTGGCGGACGAGTTAACCACCGGTTACGTGCAAATCACCACACGCGCGAATTTCCAAATCCGCACCATCGAGCCCAAGGACGCGCCGGACGTCGTGCGCCGCATCCAGTCGGTGGGCCTCCACACGCGCGGCGCGGGCGCAGACAACATCCGCAACCTCACCGCCAGCCCCACCGCCGGCATCGACCCGCACGAGTTGATTGATGTGTCGCCATACTGCCACGAACTGGCCAACCACATTTTGCAGACGCGGGAATTTTATAATCTGCCGCGCAAGTTCAACATCGCCTTCGACGGCGGCGGCCAAGTGAGCGTGGCTGAGGACACCAACGACATCGGCGTGCGCGCGGTGAAGTTGGCCCAGCCCACCGGCGGCCTCGCAGCGGGCATTCACTTTCGCATCGCGCTCGGTGGCGCCACCGGATTGAAATCGTTCGCCAACGACCTCGGTGTGCTCGTGCCCCCCGCGCAACTCACCGAAGTGCTGTGCGCCATCATTCGCGTTTACATCGCGAAAGGTGACCGCACCAACCGCAAGCGCGCGCGGCTCAAATACGTGCTCGAAAAAATGCCACTCGCCGAATACCTCGCCGAGACGGAAACGCTCCTCGGCTATTCGCTCACACACGCGCGCCAAAACGCCGTCACCGGCCTTTCGGAATTCGAGGAAGCGCACGAACTGCCAAACACGCCGCATTCGCAAGTGGGTGTG
The sequence above is a segment of the Limisphaerales bacterium genome. Coding sequences within it:
- a CDS encoding NirA family protein — encoded protein: MSTLPFKEVAGEPLNAEQTSYLEGLFAGIENRGLRFADVEAAPVGGVDEDDLTVEERIKNALHPLDAHHLLLEHARENQPPEKENVFRFKWNGLFFLSPNKEAFMARLRIPGGQLRSFQLREIAKVADELTTGYVQITTRANFQIRTIEPKDAPDVVRRIQSVGLHTRGAGADNIRNLTASPTAGIDPHELIDVSPYCHELANHILQTREFYNLPRKFNIAFDGGGQVSVAEDTNDIGVRAVKLAQPTGGLAAGIHFRIALGGATGLKSFANDLGVLVPPAQLTEVLCAIIRVYIAKGDRTNRKRARLKYVLEKMPLAEYLAETETLLGYSLTHARQNAVTGLSEFEEAHELPNTPHSQVGVFPQKQDGLSYVGVALPIGQITPEQMLRIADLADEFGNGEVRLTIWQNFLLPNIRNEVIETVKARLEEIGLGWQQSNLRSGVIACTGNAYCKFAMSDTKGHAQKIADYLDARLTLDQPVNI